A stretch of DNA from Eschrichtius robustus isolate mEscRob2 chromosome 12, mEscRob2.pri, whole genome shotgun sequence:
TATTCGGTGGCCTGCCCCAGAATGCCAGCCTGGCTGTCCACCTGGTCCGCACATTCCAGGACATCCTGGCTGCCATGCCTGCATCCAACTTCTCAGGGCTGGCAGTTATTGACTGGGAGGCATGGCGCCCACGCTGGGCCTTCAACTGGGACACCAAGGACATTTACCGGCAGCGTTCACGGGCACTGGTACAGGGGCAGCACCCTGACTGGCCAGCTCCTTGGGTGGAGGCAGCAGCTCAGGACCAGTTCGAGGGGGCTGCCCGGGCCTGGATGGCAGGCACCCTCAGGCTGGGACAAGCACTGCGGCCTCGTGGCCTCTGGGGCTTCTATGGCTTCCCTGACTGCTATAACTATGACTTTAAAAATCCCAACTACACCGGCCAGTGCCCACCAGGCATCCGTGCCCAGAATGACCAGCTGGAGTGGCTGTGGGGCCAGAGCCGTGCCCTCTACCCCAGCATCTACCTGCCCGCAGCACTGGAGGGCACGAAGAAGGCACAGATGTTTGTGCAGCACCGTGTGGGTGAGGCATTCCGTTTGGCCGTGGGTGCAGGGTACCCTGATCTGCCAGTGCTGCCCTACGTCCAGATCTTCTACGACATGACTAACCGCTTTCTGCCCCTGGTGAGTCTCCTGTGACCCCGCCCACCTTGTAACCTACCTTGTCAGGCATTAGTCCAGTAAGTGAGGCCACACAGCCCTGGGGCACTTTAGCCTTGGGGCACTTTCATCCATTCCCTCCCACATtctttgagcacctactgtgtgccaagttcTGTGCTAGGCACAGACAATTCAGCATTCTTCAGAAAGAAATCATCCCTGCCTGCATGGCACTCACAGGCTAGAGTGAGGGCAGGCTTGCCTCTGGCCGCCAGAGCTAGAGCAGGCTATGAATTATTTGTCCCATGCAATAGTGTTACAGCAGTCTGCTGTGGGGACAGAGGGAGGCCCCACAGAGCTATGCTGTCCTTTCCCCAGGAGGAGCTGGAGCACAGCCTGGGGGAGAGTGCAGCCCAGGGGGCAGCAGGAGTGGTGCTCTGGGTGAGCTGGGAGAACACAAGAACCAAGGTGAGCTCAAGCCCaggatgggggtgagggtgggggcaggAGTGGGGCTGCCAGGCTGACTGGGGAGACCCTGGCCCACCCTTTACCCCTGCAGTCCTGGCTGACCAGCAGGTGAGTGCCTCAATGCCCTAGGTGGACCCGTGCATGGCCGTGGTGTCCTGACGCTCCCCCTCCCACCTAGGAATCCTGCCAGGCCATCAAGGAGTATGTTGACATGACACTGGGGCCCTTCATCCTGAATGTGACCAGCGGGGCTCTTCTGTGCAGTCAAGTCCTGTGCTCTGGCCATGGCCGTTGTGCCCGGCGCCCCAGTCACCCTGAAGCCCGCCTCATCCTCAGCCCCACCAGTTTCTCCATCGAGTCCACGCCTGGTGGTGGGCCCCTGACCCTCCGAGGTGCCCTCTCACTCAAGGATCGGTTGCGGATGGCTGTGGAGTTCAAATGTCGCTGCTACCGTGGGTGGACGGGAACATGGTGTGAGCAGTGGGGCATGTGGTGATTGGCACATGCACACATTGAGTACCTAATGCAATCTGGACCTGGCTACAGCTTTCTCAAGTACAGGCACAGTCACATGAGCCATGGTCACAGTCAGAAGTACACTCAGGCACTGTCAT
This window harbors:
- the HYAL1 gene encoding hyaluronidase-1 isoform X2; this translates as MRPFSPEVSLDLPCAMAAHLLPICTLFLNLLGMAKGSRDPVVPNRPFATIWNANTQWCLERYGVDVDISVFDVAANPGQTFRGPDMTIFYSSQLGTYPYYTSAGEPVFGGLPQNASLAVHLVRTFQDILAAMPASNFSGLAVIDWEAWRPRWAFNWDTKDIYRQRSRALVQGQHPDWPAPWVEAAAQDQFEGAARAWMAGTLRLGQALRPRGLWGFYGFPDCYNYDFKNPNYTGQCPPGIRAQNDQLEWLWGQSRALYPSIYLPAALEGTKKAQMFVQHRVGEAFRLAVGAGYPDLPVLPYVQIFYDMTNRFLPLEELEHSLGESAAQGAAGVVLWVSWENTRTKESCQAIKEYVDMTLGPFILNVTSGALLCSQVLCSGHGRCARRPSHPEARLILSPTSFSIESTPGGGPLTLRGALSLKDRLRMAVEFKCRCYRGWTGTWCEQWGMW
- the HYAL1 gene encoding hyaluronidase-1 isoform X1 translates to MRPFSPEGSESSRTAFSSASPGQVSLDLPCAMAAHLLPICTLFLNLLGMAKGSRDPVVPNRPFATIWNANTQWCLERYGVDVDISVFDVAANPGQTFRGPDMTIFYSSQLGTYPYYTSAGEPVFGGLPQNASLAVHLVRTFQDILAAMPASNFSGLAVIDWEAWRPRWAFNWDTKDIYRQRSRALVQGQHPDWPAPWVEAAAQDQFEGAARAWMAGTLRLGQALRPRGLWGFYGFPDCYNYDFKNPNYTGQCPPGIRAQNDQLEWLWGQSRALYPSIYLPAALEGTKKAQMFVQHRVGEAFRLAVGAGYPDLPVLPYVQIFYDMTNRFLPLEELEHSLGESAAQGAAGVVLWVSWENTRTKESCQAIKEYVDMTLGPFILNVTSGALLCSQVLCSGHGRCARRPSHPEARLILSPTSFSIESTPGGGPLTLRGALSLKDRLRMAVEFKCRCYRGWTGTWCEQWGMW
- the HYAL1 gene encoding hyaluronidase-1 isoform X3 — protein: MAAHLLPICTLFLNLLGMAKGSRDPVVPNRPFATIWNANTQWCLERYGVDVDISVFDVAANPGQTFRGPDMTIFYSSQLGTYPYYTSAGEPVFGGLPQNASLAVHLVRTFQDILAAMPASNFSGLAVIDWEAWRPRWAFNWDTKDIYRQRSRALVQGQHPDWPAPWVEAAAQDQFEGAARAWMAGTLRLGQALRPRGLWGFYGFPDCYNYDFKNPNYTGQCPPGIRAQNDQLEWLWGQSRALYPSIYLPAALEGTKKAQMFVQHRVGEAFRLAVGAGYPDLPVLPYVQIFYDMTNRFLPLEELEHSLGESAAQGAAGVVLWVSWENTRTKESCQAIKEYVDMTLGPFILNVTSGALLCSQVLCSGHGRCARRPSHPEARLILSPTSFSIESTPGGGPLTLRGALSLKDRLRMAVEFKCRCYRGWTGTWCEQWGMW